Proteins from one Desmodus rotundus isolate HL8 chromosome 9, HLdesRot8A.1, whole genome shotgun sequence genomic window:
- the LOC112301393 gene encoding olfactory receptor 7E178 — MYLVTMLGNLLIILAVISDSHLHTPMYFFLSNLSLADISFSSTTVPKMLVNLQTYSKSITYVGCLTQVTFFSLFGSLDSLLLAVMAYDRLVAICQPLHYLVIMNPRLCGLCVLLSFFFSLLFSQLNYLMVSKVIFCAVVEIPHFFCDASQLLNLACSDTSTNNIVIYFFGAIIGGVPLSGILFSYTQIVSSIMRVPSSGGKYKAFSTCWSHLSVVCLFYGTGLGVYLSSTVSTSLRKGAVASVMYTVVTPMLNPFIYSLRNRDIKRALWRVIRRIA, encoded by the coding sequence ATGTACCTGGTGACCATGCTGGggaacctgctcatcatcctggctgTCATCtctgactcccacctccacacacctatgtacttcttcctttccaatttgtccTTGGCTGACATCAGTTTCAGCAGCACAACAGTCCCCAAGATGCTGGTGAACCTCCAGACATACAGCAAATCCATCACCTATGTGGGCTGTCTAACTCAGGTcacctttttttctctgtttggaAGTTTGGACAGTCTACTTCTGGCTGTGATGGCTTATGACCGGTTGGTGGCCATTTGTCAGCCTCTACACTACCTGGTCATCATGAACCCCCGCCTCTGTGGCTTGTGTGTCCTGCTGTCATTTTTCTTCAGCCTTTTGTTCTCCCAGCTGAACTATTTGATGGTGTCAAAAGTTATCTTCTGTGCAGTCGTGGAAATTCCTCATTTCTTTTGTGATGCTTCTCAACTCCTCAACCTTGCCTGTTCTGACACCTCCACTAATAACATAGTGATCTATTTCTTTGGTGCTATCATTGGTGGTGTTCCACTCTCAGGGATCCTTTTTTCTTACACTCAAATTGTTTCCTCCATTATGAGAGTCCCATCATCAGGGGGCAAGTATAAGGCCTTCTCCACCTGTTGGTCTCACCTGtcagttgtttgcttattttatggAACAGGCCTTGGGGTGTATCTCAGTTCCACTGTGTCAACCTCCCTGAGGAAAGGTGCAGTGGCCTCGgtgatgtacactgtggtcacACCCATGCTGAATCCCTTCATCTATAGCCTGAGGAACAGAGACATCAAGAGAGCCCTATGGAGGGTGATCAGAAGAATAGCCTAG
- the LOC112301392 gene encoding olfactory receptor 7C1: METRNQTRVSYFILLGFSQDSEHQPILFCLFLSIYLITVFGNLLIILAITSDSHLHTPMYFFLSNLSLADICFTSTTIPKMLLNIQTQSKAITYVGCITQMCFFNIFGVMDTFLLTIMAYDRFVAICHPLYYTLIMNPRLCSLLVLMSWFISITYSLTQSLLMLRLSFCTNWEISHFYCELAQALMLACSDTLINHILLYMVTGLLGIVPFSGILCSYIRIVSSILRIPSADGKYKVFSTCGSHLSTVSLFYGTGLGVYLSSDAPSWRGMIASVMYTVVTPMLNPFIYSLRNRDIKKALQNVLRRTFYVP, encoded by the coding sequence ATGGAAACAAGAAATCAAACAAGGGTGTCATATTTTATACTTCTGGGATTTTCCCAAGACTCAGAGCATCAGCCCATCCTATTCTGTCTGTTCCTGTCCATATACCTGATCACTGTGTTtggaaacctgctcatcatcctggccaTCACCtctgactcccacctccacacccccatgtacttcttcctctccaacctgtccttGGCTGACATCtgtttcacctccaccaccatcccaaagatgctgctgaacatccagacacagagcaaagCCATCACCTATGTGGGCTGCATCACCcagatgtgtttttttaatatttttggagttATGGACACTTTTCTCCTCACAATAATGGCCTATGACCGGTTTGTAGCCATCTGCCACCCCTTATACTACACACTCATCATGAACCCCCGCCTCTGTAGCCTGCTGGTTCTCATGTCCTGGTTCATCAGCATAACATACTCCCTGACCCAGAGTCTGTTGATGTTGAGGCTGTCTTTCTGTACCAACTGGGAGATTTCACACTTTTACTGTGAACTTGCTCAGGCCCTCATGTTAGCCTGCTCGGACACACTCATCAATCACATCCTGCTCTATATGGTAACTGGCCTTCTTGGCATTGTTCCCTTCTCAGGGATCCTTTGCTCCTATATTCGAATTGTCTCCTCAATCCTGAGAATCCCATCAGCAGATGGGAAATATAAAGTCTTTTCTACCTGTGGGTCTCACCTGTCCACAGTTTCTTTATTCTATGGCACAGGCCTTGGTGTGTATCTCAGTTCTGATGCACCTTCCTGGAGGGGCATGATTgcctcagtgatgtacactgtggtcaccccaatgctgaaccccttcatctacagcctgaggaacaggGACATCAAGAAGGCTCTGCAAAACGTTCTTCGGAGAACATTCTATGTTCCATAA
- the LOC112301395 gene encoding olfactory receptor 7E178-like, with protein MYLVTVLGNLLIILTIGLDSHLHTPMYFFLSILSMADIGFTSTTVPKVIWDIQTHSRVISYAGCLIQLSTFYFFGCLESVLLTVMAYDRFVAICYPLHYPAIMDPRFCGLLILVSFLISLLDSQLHCLMISQLSFCTNMEIPHFFCDPPQLLKLACNDSSTNKILVYFIGAIFGGIPVSGIFFSYCKIISSILRVPSPGGKYKAFSTCGSHLSAVALFYGTGLGVYLSSTVSHSFRRGAEASVVYAVVTPMLNPFIYSLRNRDIKRAMWRLLSRTA; from the coding sequence ATGTACCTGGTGACCGTGCTGGGGAATCTGCTCATCATCCTGACCATCGGCTtggactcccacctccacactcccatgtacttcttcctctccatcctGTCCATGGCTGACATTGGCTTTACTTCTACCACTGTGCCAAAGGTGATTTGGGACATTCAAACTCATAGCAGAGTCATTTCCTATGCTGGCTGCCTGATTCAAttgtctactttttatttttttggatgtTTGGAAAGTGTACTCCTAACTGTGATGGCCTATGATCGGTTTGTAGCTATTTGTTATCCCCTGCACTACCCGGCCATCATGGATCCCCGCTTCTGTGGCCTTCTGATTCTGGTGTCTTTTTTGATCAGCCTTTTGGACTCCCAACTACACTGCTTGATGATATCACAGCTTTCCTTTTGCACAAATATGGAAATTCCTCATTTCTTCTGTGACCCTCCGCAACTCCTCAAGCTTGCTTGTAATGATAGCTCTACCAATAAAATATTAGTCTATTTTATTGGTGCCATCTTTGGTGGTATTCCAGTCTCAGGGATCTTTTTCTCTTACTGCAAAATTATTTCTTCCATTCTGAGAGTCCCATCACCAGGGGGAAAGTATaaagccttctccacctgtgGCTCTCACCTGTCAGCTGTTGCTTTATTTTATGGAACAGGCCTTGGGGTGTACCTCAGTTCCACTGTCTCACATTCTTTCAGAAGGGGTGCAGAGGCCTCTGTGGTGTATGCTGTGGTCACCCCCATGCTGAACCCTTTCATATACAGTCTGAGGAACAGGGATATCAAAAGGGCCATGTGGAGGCTCCTGAGCAGAACAGCCTAG